The DNA sequence CGTTTCATGCGCACCGTCAATCTGAAAAAGGACGCCAACGCGCTCTACGCTGCCGCTTCGCCACGCCTCAAGCGCTTCTTCGAGGTCTATGCCCGCGGGGTCAACGCCTATCTGTTCCGCTATCGCGACAAGTTGCCGATGGACCTGGCCGAATCCGGCTATCGCCCGGAATACTGGAAGCCGGAAGACTCTGCATTGGTCTTCTGCCTGTTGAACTTCGGGCTGTCGGTCAACCTGCAGGAAGAAATTGCATCGCTGGTCCTGGCCCAGAAAGTCGGTGCCGACAAGCTGGCCTGGCTGCTGCCAAGCTACCCGGACGAGCCGCTGCCGTTCGCCGAAGCGGACAAACTCAAGGGCCTGAGCCTCGTCGGCCAGGTGCCAGGGCTAGGCGACCTGAACAACGTCGCGAGCCAACTTACCGACCTTCACATGCTGGGCGTGGCCGCCTCGAACAACTGGGCCATCGCCCCCCAGCGCAGCCGCACCGGCAAAAGCCTGCTGGCCAACGATACCCACCTGCCGATCGCGATTCCGTCGGCCTGGAACTACGTGCAGATACGCGCGCCGAAGTACCAGGCAGCCGGGGTCTCCATCGCCGGCGTGCCAGGCATCGTCGCCGGGTTCAACGGCAAAGTGGCCTGGGGCATGACCATGGTCATGGGCGACAACCAGGACCTGTTCCTGGAAAAGATCAAGCGCGAAGGCAACCGCCTCTACTATGAAGTCGATGGCAAGTGGCAGCCTGCGATCGCACGCAACGAAACCTTCTTCATCAAGGGGCAGCGGCCGATCCGCGAAACGGTCTATGAAACTCGCCACGGGCCACTGCTCAACAGTGCCCTGGGCGAGCGCAAGAATGCCCTGCAGCCTCAGGCCCTGAGCAGCGGCTTCGGCCTGGCCCTGCAAACACCCGACCTCAAGGGCGACAAGAGCATGGACGCGCTCTTCGACCTGTCCCGCGCCCAGAACGTGGAAAAGGCCTTCGAGGCCAGCCGCGAAATCCGTGCCTCGGCGCTGAACCTGGTGCTTGCCGACGCCCAGAGCATCGGCTGGCAAGTCACGGGGCGCTTCCCCAATCGTCGCGAAGGCGAAGGCCTGCTGCCGTCGCCTGGCTGGCAAGGACGCTATGACTGGGACGGTTACGCCGACCCGATGCTGCATCCCTATGACCAGGACCCGACCCAGGGCTGGCTGGGCACCGCCAACCAGCGCACTGTGCCCAGTGGCTATGGCATGCAGCTGTCCAATTCCTGGTATTACCCCGAACGCGGCGAGCGCATTGCCGAACTGGCCGGTGCCGGCAAGCACGATACGCGCAGCATGATCGCCATGCAGTACGACCAGACCACCCTCTTCGACGGCAAACTGAAGAAAATGT is a window from the Pseudomonas sp. LS1212 genome containing:
- a CDS encoding penicillin acylase family protein, translating into MASPALTHFLPRFGAAAAMVGLLGLTGCQSWLDRSYNDSLPATTGVQQLKGLAQSVSVRRNAMGMPLIESSNFHDALFAMGYVHASDRISQMVGMRLLAQGRLAEMAGPGVLEIDRFMRTVNLKKDANALYAAASPRLKRFFEVYARGVNAYLFRYRDKLPMDLAESGYRPEYWKPEDSALVFCLLNFGLSVNLQEEIASLVLAQKVGADKLAWLLPSYPDEPLPFAEADKLKGLSLVGQVPGLGDLNNVASQLTDLHMLGVAASNNWAIAPQRSRTGKSLLANDTHLPIAIPSAWNYVQIRAPKYQAAGVSIAGVPGIVAGFNGKVAWGMTMVMGDNQDLFLEKIKREGNRLYYEVDGKWQPAIARNETFFIKGQRPIRETVYETRHGPLLNSALGERKNALQPQALSSGFGLALQTPDLKGDKSMDALFDLSRAQNVEKAFEASREIRASALNLVLADAQSIGWQVTGRFPNRREGEGLLPSPGWQGRYDWDGYADPMLHPYDQDPTQGWLGTANQRTVPSGYGMQLSNSWYYPERGERIAELAGAGKHDTRSMIAMQYDQTTLFDGKLKKMFEAPGMAQPLKQAIDALPESERAKAREAYSRLMAFDGKLSPQSADAALYELFLQESARQTFLDELGPDASPAWKAFVANADLSYSAQADHLLGREDSPYWDDVKTARQEDKPAILARSLAAAVSSGESQLGSDRRAWQWGKLHRYTWTADSSKLAPFMSAGQGARINALSGYLNRGPLPAGGDHTTLNTSAYHWGQDFNTWLIPAMRMVVDFGQAEPMIGLNSTGQSGNPASPHYADGIDAWLKGQYVSFPMQPQNFDKTYGSKRLTLVPGK